One genomic segment of Brassica napus cultivar Da-Ae chromosome A3, Da-Ae, whole genome shotgun sequence includes these proteins:
- the LOC106437781 gene encoding protein BONZAI 2-like, producing MVGVGGTTSATGYASPNDVGDYYLKSRGFNGLFSQIELSFSDSSLRDRKLMSKSEAMVVVYTKKERDGILSELFRSEVVLNSLNPKWIKKLTLSYQFELFQTLLFRVYDIDTQFQNSRDEMLKLDEQQFLS from the exons ATGGTCGGTGTTGGTGGAACTACTTCCGCCACCGGCTACGCTTCTCCAAACGATGTAGGTGACTACTACCTCAAGTCTCGCGGCTTCAACGGCCTCTTCTCTCAGATCGAG TTATCGTTCTCTGATTCCAGTTTACGAGACCGCAAATTGATGTCAAAG AGCGAAGCAATGGTTGTTGTGTATactaaaaaagaaagagatggaaTACTTTCTGAACTCTTCCGTAGTGAGGTTGTTTTGAATTCTCTGAATCCTAAATGGATTAAGAAGCTCACACTCTCTTATCAGTTCGAGCTTTTCCAGACATTGCT GTTTCGTGTGTATGATATTGACACTCAGTTTCAAAACTCAAGGGATGAA ATGCTTAAGCTCGATGAGCAGCAGTTTCTCAGCTAG